A window from Deltaproteobacteria bacterium encodes these proteins:
- a CDS encoding tetratricopeptide repeat protein, translated as MINLKILRYAAVMVFLLTVTACATSPWNQEQADSHLNIGIAYLGSERTNDALKEFLQAEKLAPKDPKIHYHIGMSYYKKGLNDNAVNEFKKALSLRSDYSEVHNFLGAIYLEMGLWDNAIESFKNALSNILYETPDKALFNMGMAYHGKKDYPKALDTYQDAKNRRPTTVPHPLIDLHMGITCYAQGNFEKAVHYFKASSKAAPSLLESRYWLGQCYIKLHDAEKAKAEFKAIIGITPDSELGIAARKSLDAIEPRR; from the coding sequence ATGATCAATTTAAAAATACTTAGATACGCTGCTGTCATGGTATTTCTTCTTACCGTAACGGCATGTGCAACGAGCCCTTGGAATCAGGAACAGGCAGATTCTCACCTGAATATCGGGATTGCCTATTTAGGATCTGAACGCACCAATGATGCATTAAAGGAATTTTTACAGGCGGAAAAACTCGCGCCAAAGGACCCAAAGATCCATTATCATATCGGCATGTCGTACTACAAAAAAGGGCTCAATGATAACGCTGTCAATGAATTCAAGAAGGCATTGTCGTTAAGGTCCGATTATTCGGAGGTTCATAATTTCCTGGGGGCAATCTATCTGGAAATGGGGCTCTGGGATAATGCCATAGAATCATTTAAAAACGCGCTTTCCAATATTCTCTATGAAACTCCCGATAAAGCGCTGTTCAACATGGGTATGGCCTATCATGGAAAGAAGGATTACCCGAAGGCCCTTGACACGTATCAGGATGCGAAAAACAGGAGACCGACTACGGTTCCTCACCCCCTGATAGACCTTCACATGGGGATAACCTGTTATGCCCAGGGGAATTTTGAAAAGGCGGTTCACTATTTCAAGGCATCCTCGAAGGCGGCTCCATCCTTATTAGAATCCCGCTACTGGTTAGGGCAGTGTTATATTAAGCTGCATGATGCGGAGAAGGCCAAGGCGGAGTTCAAGGCCATTATCGGAATAACACCGGATTCGGAACTGGGAATCGCAGCCAGAAAAAGCCTCGATGCCATTGAGCCAAGGCGTTAA
- the dut gene encoding dUTP diphosphatase produces MEEMRIPIQRLSGYDDIPLPQYMTEHSAGMDIYAAVETDETLLPGQRKMIPSGIAIELPVGYEAQIRPRSGLAIKNGVTLVNSPGTIDADYRGEIGIIMINHGEMPFVIRRGDRIAQMTVHRVCRVSWIPCQRLDATPRGDGGFGHTS; encoded by the coding sequence ATGGAAGAAATGAGAATACCCATCCAGAGATTGTCGGGTTATGACGACATACCCTTACCCCAATACATGACCGAGCATTCCGCGGGTATGGATATTTACGCAGCTGTGGAAACAGATGAGACACTCCTTCCGGGGCAAAGAAAGATGATCCCCTCGGGTATTGCGATCGAGTTGCCGGTAGGTTATGAAGCACAAATAAGACCACGAAGCGGTCTTGCCATAAAAAATGGTGTGACGCTCGTTAATTCTCCGGGAACCATCGATGCAGACTACCGTGGCGAAATCGGCATCATCATGATTAATCATGGCGAAATGCCTTTCGTCATCAGGCGGGGTGACCGTATCGCACAGATGACAGTTCATCGTGTGTGCAGAGTTTCATGGATACCATGTCAGCGGCTTGATGCAACCCCAAGAGGGGATGGAGGGTTCGGTCATACCAGCTGA
- the pilO gene encoding type 4a pilus biogenesis protein PilO yields the protein MAITLDDIKKMPPKRKGLIILVFFLLLGGIDYSLFLQSSIETKGTLETKLSEIQVQVTEKERLAAQKEKYVREVNALRETLRIALTKLPDQREIPGLLYAVAQAGKDSGIDFILFEPKQSEKKPPVTQPAGAKPPDKKAPDTKGAAPKQVEEKFYDEIPVKVTVTGGFHSIVVFFEKVAKLPRIINIEDISMSDGKDIKGRGRYINTSCMIKTYMFLEKLDEKKADEKK from the coding sequence ATGGCTATCACCCTCGACGACATCAAAAAGATGCCTCCAAAACGTAAAGGACTGATTATCCTCGTATTTTTCTTGCTTTTAGGGGGTATTGATTATTCTCTCTTTTTGCAATCATCTATAGAGACGAAAGGAACTCTTGAAACGAAGTTATCTGAGATTCAGGTGCAGGTTACAGAGAAAGAGCGCCTGGCGGCTCAAAAAGAAAAGTACGTAAGAGAAGTTAATGCCCTGCGGGAAACACTACGGATAGCCCTGACAAAACTTCCCGATCAACGTGAGATACCGGGTCTCTTATATGCTGTTGCGCAAGCGGGAAAAGATTCCGGCATCGATTTTATCTTGTTCGAACCAAAACAATCTGAAAAGAAACCCCCGGTGACACAACCGGCTGGAGCAAAACCGCCCGACAAGAAAGCCCCCGATACCAAAGGAGCTGCGCCAAAACAAGTTGAGGAAAAATTCTATGACGAGATTCCTGTTAAGGTAACGGTCACCGGCGGCTTTCATAGTATCGTTGTTTTTTTTGAGAAGGTTGCGAAGCTTCCCAGGATTATCAATATTGAAGATATCTCCATGTCGGACGGGAAGGATATAAAAGGGCGGGGACGGTATATAAACACGTCCTGTATGATTAAAACTTACATGTTCCTGGAAAAACTCGATGAGAAAAAAGCTGATGAAAAAAAATAG
- a CDS encoding pilus assembly protein PilP: MKKNRTAACITIILLALIALLWASEITAADPKAAGTKGTDVKAVETKAADLKTAPAYKYNPVGKVDPFKPFIDKEISAKKKLEKVQPLPIFPLQRAGTDQFRLVGIAGDESSKIAIVTDVKGKFYPLYLGTAIGLHGGRVVGILADRVIVEEKIKEGDARKTKTKRITMKLRKEEGEEKP; this comes from the coding sequence ATGAAAAAAAATAGAACTGCAGCTTGCATAACAATAATACTTCTGGCTTTGATCGCTCTACTATGGGCATCAGAGATTACCGCTGCCGATCCAAAAGCGGCAGGTACTAAAGGGACTGATGTAAAGGCGGTGGAAACAAAGGCCGCCGATTTGAAGACAGCCCCCGCATATAAATACAATCCTGTCGGAAAGGTGGACCCTTTTAAACCTTTCATAGATAAGGAGATCAGCGCTAAAAAGAAGCTGGAAAAAGTACAGCCCCTTCCCATATTCCCCCTGCAAAGGGCGGGTACTGATCAATTCAGGCTTGTCGGTATTGCAGGTGATGAGTCTTCCAAAATAGCCATTGTCACAGATGTTAAGGGCAAATTCTATCCCCTTTATTTGGGAACCGCCATTGGTCTACACGGTGGCAGGGTAGTGGGGATACTCGCAGACCGAGTCATCGTCGAAGAAAAGATCAAAGAAGGGGATGCCAGAAAGACGAAGACAAAGAGAATCACGATGAAGCTTCGCAAAGAAGAAGGTGAGGAAAAACCATGA
- a CDS encoding polyribonucleotide nucleotidyltransferase produces the protein MSNIFTIEFAGRNISIKTNYMAGQADGSVLVTYGDTVVIVTAVSLKNKREGVDFLPLTVDYQEMTFAAGKIPGGFFKREGRPNEREVLTSRMIDRSIRPLFPKGYFFETQIAATVLSVDNENDSVVAALLGASAALEISDIPFKGPIASVRVGRIDGKFVCNPSSDALEKSDFNLFIVGRKVSPGSGGKEFDINLVMLEGEALEAEEDVIIDAINFGLESLQPAIELQDHIRQTIGKEKRVADAITIDETLFAKVAEAATESMKEAYCISRKLDRYKKLDWIREKVIKEVCAEDDKLCPQVRKILSDLEDKIVRNMILHDKKRIDGRSSAEIRPISAEVGILPRVHGSALFTRGETQALAALTLGTSSDEQRLDYIGGEEMRTFILHYNFPPYCVGEARPARNPGRREIGHGALARKALLPILPTEEVFPYTIRIVSEIMSSNGSSSMATVCSGLLSLMDAGVPVKDIVAGIAMGLLKEDNEVVILSDIIGDEDHAGDMDLKVCGTKKGITALQMDIKIDGLNDDILRRALYQAREGRIFIIEKLRETIAEPRKDISKYAPRITTIKVKAEKVRDVIGSGGKNIRQIISETGVTINVEDDGTVTIASNDSEAASRALAMVKWLTEDAEIGKIYRGIVKKIVDFGAFVEILPGTEGLVHISQLSNERVKNVTDILQEGEEVMVKVLDIDKQGKIRLSRKDALGANVQ, from the coding sequence ATGAGTAATATATTTACTATAGAGTTTGCGGGAAGAAACATTTCCATTAAAACTAACTACATGGCAGGTCAGGCCGATGGATCTGTCCTTGTAACCTACGGTGATACGGTCGTCATTGTAACCGCCGTATCGCTCAAAAATAAGAGAGAAGGCGTAGACTTCCTGCCACTTACGGTCGATTATCAGGAGATGACATTTGCAGCGGGGAAGATTCCCGGAGGTTTTTTCAAGCGGGAGGGACGCCCAAATGAAAGGGAAGTATTGACATCACGGATGATTGACAGATCCATCAGACCTCTCTTCCCCAAAGGCTATTTCTTCGAAACTCAAATCGCGGCGACAGTATTGTCCGTAGATAATGAAAATGATTCTGTTGTGGCAGCTTTACTTGGTGCGTCTGCCGCGCTTGAAATCTCTGATATTCCTTTCAAAGGGCCGATTGCCAGTGTCCGTGTTGGTCGAATAGACGGCAAATTTGTATGTAACCCGTCATCAGATGCTCTGGAGAAAAGCGATTTCAATCTCTTCATCGTTGGAAGAAAAGTCTCGCCCGGTTCAGGAGGTAAGGAATTTGATATTAATCTGGTTATGCTTGAAGGTGAGGCCCTTGAGGCAGAAGAGGATGTAATTATTGACGCCATCAACTTCGGTCTGGAGTCGTTACAGCCGGCCATTGAACTCCAGGATCATATCCGCCAAACCATAGGTAAAGAGAAAAGGGTTGCAGATGCAATCACTATCGATGAAACCCTTTTTGCGAAGGTTGCTGAAGCAGCCACAGAAAGCATGAAAGAAGCCTATTGCATATCAAGAAAACTCGACAGGTACAAAAAACTTGACTGGATAAGGGAAAAGGTCATCAAGGAAGTTTGTGCTGAAGATGACAAGCTCTGCCCTCAGGTAAGAAAAATCCTGTCGGACCTGGAAGATAAAATCGTCAGGAATATGATATTGCATGACAAAAAGAGGATCGACGGAAGATCCTCTGCGGAGATCAGACCGATCAGTGCTGAAGTGGGGATTCTCCCCAGGGTACACGGGTCTGCCCTTTTTACAAGGGGTGAAACCCAGGCGCTCGCCGCCCTTACGCTGGGTACATCTTCAGATGAACAGCGATTGGATTATATAGGCGGGGAAGAAATGAGAACTTTCATTTTGCACTATAACTTTCCCCCTTATTGTGTAGGGGAAGCGCGTCCTGCAAGAAACCCGGGAAGAAGAGAAATCGGACATGGCGCTCTTGCCAGAAAGGCCCTCCTGCCTATTCTGCCTACTGAGGAAGTTTTTCCATACACAATAAGGATTGTCTCTGAGATTATGTCTTCCAATGGTTCATCCTCAATGGCCACAGTTTGCAGCGGTTTACTTTCGCTTATGGATGCAGGCGTGCCGGTAAAGGACATCGTTGCCGGAATTGCCATGGGGTTGTTGAAGGAGGATAATGAAGTTGTTATTCTTTCCGACATTATCGGTGATGAAGACCATGCGGGCGATATGGATCTCAAAGTATGCGGAACAAAAAAGGGAATCACAGCCCTGCAAATGGACATCAAAATTGACGGACTCAATGATGATATTTTGAGAAGGGCCTTATACCAGGCAAGAGAGGGACGGATATTTATCATCGAGAAACTCAGGGAGACGATTGCCGAACCGAGGAAGGATATCTCCAAATATGCTCCACGAATTACAACGATCAAGGTAAAAGCGGAAAAGGTAAGAGATGTGATCGGCAGCGGCGGGAAGAATATCAGGCAGATTATCAGTGAGACAGGTGTTACCATCAATGTGGAAGATGACGGTACAGTGACCATCGCATCGAACGATTCGGAAGCGGCATCGAGGGCATTGGCTATGGTCAAGTGGTTGACTGAAGACGCAGAGATTGGGAAGATCTATCGTGGTATCGTGAAGAAAATTGTTGATTTTGGGGCATTTGTCGAGATACTGCCGGGCACTGAAGGGTTGGTACATATATCGCAGTTATCTAATGAAAGGGTTAAAAATGTAACCGACATCCTCCAGGAAGGTGAAGAAGTAATGGTAAAAGTTCTTGACATCGACAAGCAAGGAAAAATCCGGCTCAGCAGGAAGGATGCCCTGGGTGCCAATGTACAATAA
- a CDS encoding septum formation initiator family protein — translation MKVGRYLIMFVFLMSMLIIFGKRGLIDNYTMKEQLLAFKKANNDITLENKELNRKVMLLKSDLHYIEMAARNELGMVRKGDLVYRYLK, via the coding sequence ATGAAAGTAGGCAGATATCTAATCATGTTCGTCTTTCTGATGAGTATGCTCATCATTTTTGGGAAAAGGGGACTGATCGACAACTACACGATGAAAGAACAATTGTTGGCTTTTAAAAAAGCAAATAATGACATAACATTAGAAAATAAGGAATTGAATAGAAAGGTCATGTTATTGAAAAGTGATCTCCACTATATAGAGATGGCGGCGCGAAACGAACTAGGAATGGTCAGAAAGGGAGACCTCGTTTATCGATATTTGAAATGA
- the pilM gene encoding type IV pilus assembly protein PilM has product MLDIKNLFARGKKMIGLDFLKIDLLPGSKQLVGLDIGSSSIKLAEIQETPKGYILSRFSQMPLEKGVIVDGVPVEQQELALKIKELFKQSGCKRKEIVTSISGHSVIVKKVNFPTMDEGDLRELIKDEAGKYLPFDDMDAVSYDFQILGENEFNPNQMDVIIVASKKDIVTGYTDAIQQAGYLPVIMDVDSFALETMYEENYEFEENEIAVLINIGASITNINVLKGGASIFTRDFTLAGNSITEAIQQKMGVTFEEAERIKIEGPGGGESAEREFRESLLSHAEPICAEIERSIDYFRSTYGGEYIKHILLSGGSAKIPGIVNDLTQRLGVEAEIANPFRKIGYNEKAIDPSTIEDIAPIASVGVGLALRKVGDK; this is encoded by the coding sequence ATGTTAGACATTAAAAATCTGTTCGCACGTGGTAAAAAGATGATCGGGCTCGATTTCTTAAAGATCGACCTGTTGCCGGGAAGTAAGCAACTGGTTGGGCTTGACATAGGATCTAGTTCTATAAAACTTGCTGAAATACAGGAAACCCCAAAGGGATACATTCTTTCCCGGTTTTCCCAAATGCCCCTGGAAAAGGGTGTAATCGTCGATGGTGTGCCCGTGGAGCAGCAGGAATTGGCCTTGAAAATTAAAGAACTGTTCAAACAATCCGGGTGCAAAAGGAAGGAAATTGTAACCTCTATTTCGGGACACTCCGTTATTGTAAAAAAAGTAAACTTTCCCACGATGGATGAAGGAGATTTGCGTGAGCTGATAAAAGATGAAGCAGGCAAATATCTGCCTTTTGATGACATGGATGCAGTGAGCTACGATTTTCAAATCCTCGGTGAAAATGAATTCAATCCCAATCAGATGGATGTTATTATTGTGGCATCGAAAAAAGATATTGTCACTGGTTATACCGATGCCATACAACAGGCGGGATATTTACCTGTGATTATGGATGTGGATTCCTTTGCACTCGAAACCATGTATGAAGAGAATTATGAATTTGAAGAGAACGAAATTGCCGTACTCATCAATATCGGAGCGAGTATCACGAACATAAACGTCCTCAAAGGCGGCGCTTCCATCTTTACCAGAGATTTTACTCTCGCGGGAAATTCCATAACGGAAGCGATTCAGCAGAAGATGGGGGTGACATTTGAAGAGGCGGAAAGAATCAAAATCGAAGGTCCCGGCGGCGGCGAATCGGCCGAAAGAGAATTCCGAGAAAGCCTCCTTTCTCATGCCGAACCTATCTGTGCAGAAATTGAGAGGTCTATCGATTATTTCAGGTCGACTTACGGAGGGGAATATATAAAGCATATTCTCCTTTCCGGCGGAAGTGCAAAAATCCCCGGTATCGTAAACGACTTGACTCAGAGGCTCGGTGTTGAAGCAGAAATTGCGAATCCTTTTAGAAAAATCGGTTACAATGAAAAAGCCATTGATCCGTCAACAATTGAAGATATTGCACCAATCGCCTCAGTCGGAGTAGGGCTGGCACTAAGAAAAGTAGGTGACAAATGA
- a CDS encoding PilN domain-containing protein produces the protein MIRINLLPYREKEKKEDLTRQIVIIALAFVGFLLIIGSVHLYFFMSIGTLEKNIKIQEDKLASLTKIIGDIELYKNDKAILEKKLAIINNLEENRLAPVRMLDELTTMVPIKDVWLEKLSEKGADITIEGIARSNIAVAHFMKNLAGSTFIKSVDLVSTKEKEISGVKLQQFVISCVKKKGL, from the coding sequence ATGATCAGAATTAATCTTCTTCCCTATCGGGAAAAGGAAAAAAAGGAGGATCTGACACGCCAGATTGTGATCATTGCCCTTGCCTTTGTGGGTTTTCTCCTCATTATTGGCTCTGTTCATCTTTATTTCTTTATGAGTATCGGAACACTCGAAAAAAATATAAAAATTCAGGAAGATAAGCTCGCGTCTCTGACGAAAATCATCGGCGATATAGAACTGTATAAGAACGACAAGGCGATCCTTGAGAAAAAACTAGCCATCATCAATAACCTCGAAGAAAACCGTCTGGCGCCCGTTCGTATGCTGGATGAACTAACGACGATGGTTCCTATCAAGGATGTCTGGCTTGAAAAACTATCTGAGAAGGGTGCAGATATCACTATTGAGGGTATAGCAAGAAGCAATATTGCCGTTGCACACTTTATGAAAAACCTGGCAGGTTCCACCTTTATCAAATCGGTCGATTTGGTATCCACCAAGGAAAAAGAGATCTCTGGTGTTAAACTGCAGCAATTTGTAATATCGTGCGTGAAAAAGAAGGGATTGTAA
- a CDS encoding pitrilysin family protein, which translates to MYNKTILDNGVRVISEEIDHVRSISIGVWVQSGSRYEDHITNGSAHFIEHMLFKGTKNRSAFDIASAIDSVGGIMNAFTGKELTSFYIKIPDYHLAMAIDLLADIYVNSCFDEEEISKEQSVVLQEINMIEDSPDDYIHDFFESVFWNGHPLGLPVLGTKDLIATVNRETLLTFFNARYKCDNLVLTAAGNVNHGVFVNLVNQAFGSISGKTLKSQTNMPVVSSKVAVLNRDLEQVHMVIGALAPSVISPQRYPSFLLNAILGGSMSSRLFQEIREKRGLSYAIHSYLAPYMDVGFLGIYAGTGEDKVQVVINLILKELKRLRNDLLTEKELMQTKELIKGNFLLSMESTDNRMTKLAKNEIIFGEYIPPEDVIASIDAVSAEDIMTLACEIFNPDTISLVAMGKIAEKDFSLEWYEG; encoded by the coding sequence ATGTACAATAAGACGATCCTGGATAACGGCGTTAGGGTCATTTCCGAAGAAATCGATCATGTCAGGTCCATATCCATAGGGGTTTGGGTGCAGAGCGGTTCACGTTATGAAGATCATATTACAAATGGATCTGCTCATTTTATCGAACACATGCTCTTTAAAGGGACGAAAAACAGGTCTGCTTTTGATATCGCTTCGGCTATTGATTCCGTCGGCGGCATAATGAATGCCTTCACCGGAAAGGAACTGACCTCATTTTATATAAAGATACCGGACTATCATTTGGCTATGGCAATAGACCTTCTTGCCGATATTTACGTGAACTCATGCTTTGATGAAGAAGAAATCAGCAAGGAACAATCCGTAGTCCTTCAGGAAATCAATATGATCGAGGATTCACCTGATGATTATATTCATGACTTCTTTGAGAGCGTATTCTGGAATGGCCACCCCTTAGGTCTTCCCGTTTTAGGAACGAAGGATCTTATAGCTACTGTAAACAGAGAAACCCTCCTTACTTTCTTCAATGCACGATACAAGTGCGATAATCTGGTACTTACTGCTGCTGGCAATGTGAACCATGGTGTTTTTGTCAATTTGGTAAATCAGGCCTTCGGATCCATATCAGGAAAAACCCTCAAGTCTCAAACAAACATGCCGGTGGTATCATCAAAAGTAGCCGTACTCAATAGAGACCTGGAACAGGTGCATATGGTCATCGGCGCCCTCGCACCCTCCGTGATAAGTCCTCAAAGATACCCCAGCTTTCTATTGAATGCCATCCTCGGGGGAAGTATGAGTTCCAGGCTGTTTCAGGAGATCAGAGAAAAAAGGGGGCTTTCTTATGCAATTCATTCCTACCTCGCCCCATATATGGATGTTGGGTTTTTAGGCATATATGCAGGAACCGGTGAGGACAAGGTACAGGTTGTCATCAATTTGATTCTTAAAGAATTGAAGCGGTTACGTAATGATCTCTTAACAGAGAAGGAACTTATGCAGACCAAAGAGCTGATCAAAGGAAATTTCCTGCTCTCTATGGAAAGTACTGATAATCGTATGACGAAATTAGCCAAGAATGAAATTATTTTTGGAGAGTACATCCCGCCGGAAGATGTTATTGCCTCTATAGATGCTGTTTCAGCAGAAGACATTATGACTCTGGCCTGTGAAATCTTCAACCCCGACACCATCTCCCTGGTTGCCATGGGTAAGATTGCAGAAAAAGATTTTTCTCTTGAATGGTATGAAGGATAG
- a CDS encoding helix-turn-helix domain-containing protein has protein sequence MTKNKVKQFREAIPLSIAELARRAGLAPQTVTKMEKGLPTRKYSELKVAKALQKKYKDVFLSDAES, from the coding sequence ATGACAAAAAACAAAGTAAAACAGTTTCGTGAAGCTATTCCTCTAAGCATTGCCGAACTTGCAAGAAGGGCAGGATTAGCTCCTCAAACCGTCACCAAGATGGAAAAGGGATTGCCGACACGGAAATACTCCGAATTAAAGGTCGCAAAGGCATTACAGAAAAAATATAAAGACGTTTTTTTGTCAGACGCAGAGTCTTAG
- a CDS encoding homocysteine biosynthesis protein, whose product MKKLRVNKTYREINEKIKQGKAVVVTAEEMIDIVERHGHVEAARRIDVVTTGTFAPMCSSGAFLNFGHTSPRIKVSKVWLNDVPAYGGIAAVDCYIGATAIAEGDPLNSVYPGEFNYGGGHVIEDLVAGNVIRLRAEGYGTDCYPARKYEKNITINDLRNAILCNPRNAYQNYSCAVNMSDKTIYTYMGILRPRMANANYSTSGQLSPLFNDPYYMTIGIGTRIFLGGAQGYIAWHGTQHSPNAARGKNGVPKEGAGTIATIGNLKEMNPGWLVGASMLGYGVSLYVGIGIPIPILNEDMARYTSVKDEDIYTQIFDYGMDYPKGGVLKSIGEVSYKELHSGEITLHGNRVVTAPLSSYYKARDIAHILKEWIERGDFFLGEPQQNLPSVTS is encoded by the coding sequence ATGAAGAAATTAAGAGTAAATAAAACATACAGAGAGATCAATGAGAAGATCAAACAGGGAAAGGCCGTTGTTGTAACAGCTGAAGAAATGATTGATATTGTTGAGAGACATGGTCATGTCGAAGCAGCGAGAAGGATAGACGTCGTCACAACGGGAACATTCGCTCCCATGTGCTCATCAGGCGCCTTTCTGAACTTCGGCCATACCTCTCCGAGAATAAAGGTCTCGAAAGTCTGGCTGAACGACGTACCGGCCTACGGAGGTATCGCTGCAGTGGACTGTTATATAGGCGCGACGGCGATTGCCGAAGGGGACCCCCTCAACAGCGTCTATCCGGGAGAATTCAATTACGGAGGCGGACATGTCATCGAGGATCTGGTGGCAGGCAATGTGATCAGGCTGCGTGCGGAGGGTTACGGAACTGATTGCTATCCAGCGAGGAAATACGAGAAGAATATTACGATTAACGATTTACGAAACGCCATTCTCTGCAACCCACGGAACGCCTATCAGAACTACAGTTGCGCTGTTAACATGTCTGACAAAACAATTTATACCTATATGGGGATATTGAGACCCCGCATGGCCAATGCCAATTATTCGACATCGGGACAGTTAAGTCCCCTATTTAACGATCCCTATTACATGACAATCGGCATCGGGACGAGAATCTTTTTAGGAGGAGCCCAGGGTTATATAGCCTGGCATGGCACCCAGCACAGTCCCAATGCAGCCAGAGGCAAAAACGGTGTCCCAAAAGAGGGTGCGGGAACGATTGCAACCATAGGAAACCTCAAAGAGATGAATCCCGGCTGGCTTGTCGGGGCCAGTATGCTCGGATATGGGGTTTCTCTGTACGTCGGTATAGGCATCCCAATACCCATTTTGAACGAAGATATGGCACGGTACACCTCTGTTAAAGATGAAGATATATATACACAGATCTTCGACTACGGTATGGATTATCCGAAAGGTGGTGTTCTCAAGAGTATCGGGGAGGTAAGTTACAAGGAGCTTCACTCGGGCGAGATAACACTGCACGGTAATAGAGTTGTTACTGCGCCACTCTCCAGTTATTATAAAGCAAGAGATATTGCGCACATTCTCAAAGAGTGGATAGAGCGGGGAGATTTTTTTCTCGGGGAACCGCAGCAGAATCTTCCTTCCGTCACTTCATAG